From Mediterraneibacter butyricigenes, a single genomic window includes:
- the rnc gene encoding ribonuclease III, whose amino-acid sequence MSRNQAELEKKIGYTFKQKELCTNALMHSSYTNEKRLEKWQCNERLEFLGDAVLEVVSSEYLFHEHPTEPEGKLTKMRASMVCEPALAFCAREIDLGDYLLLGKGEETTGGRERESVTSDAMEALIGAIYLDGGFTSAKEFIHRFILKDLEDKILFYDSKTILQEIVQASDLGELSYQLVKEEGPDHKKSFEVNVKIGEKVYGKGIGRTKKAAEQQAAYQTILTLRETNHGE is encoded by the coding sequence AGTTAGAAAAAAAGATAGGATATACATTTAAACAGAAAGAATTGTGTACCAATGCCCTGATGCACAGTTCTTATACGAATGAAAAACGGTTGGAAAAATGGCAGTGCAACGAACGGCTGGAGTTTCTGGGCGATGCGGTACTTGAAGTGGTATCTAGCGAGTACCTTTTTCATGAACATCCCACAGAGCCGGAAGGTAAACTGACCAAGATGAGAGCGAGTATGGTCTGTGAACCAGCCCTTGCATTTTGCGCAAGGGAGATCGATCTGGGGGATTATCTGCTTCTCGGAAAGGGAGAAGAGACGACTGGGGGCCGGGAGCGGGAGTCTGTGACTTCTGATGCAATGGAAGCTCTGATCGGAGCAATTTATCTGGACGGTGGTTTTACTAGTGCAAAAGAGTTTATACATCGGTTTATTTTGAAGGATCTGGAAGATAAAATTCTCTTTTACGATAGCAAGACTATCTTACAGGAAATCGTGCAGGCATCGGACCTGGGTGAGTTAAGCTATCAGCTTGTAAAAGAAGAAGGTCCTGACCATAAGAAATCTTTTGAAGTCAATGTAAAGATTGGGGAGAAAGTTTATGGAAAAGGAATCGGTCGCACGAAGAAAGCGGCAGAACAGCAGGCAGCTTACCAGACCATCCTGACTTTGCGGGAAACAAACCATGGAGAATAG